From a region of the Deltaproteobacteria bacterium genome:
- a CDS encoding PAS domain S-box protein, with amino-acid sequence MESSSSLSADLKKVVRELQSHKIELHQTRAYLQCILQNSTELIFATDAEGILVSFSKGGAKVLGYSLEEVFGRPIGDLAEDSESFRSVMATSQQGGCAVALDVALRHKGGKTVYCNVSLMDLTNREGQRVGSVGICQDITRQKKLQEDLIQVDRLAEIGRIAAGVAHEINNPVAVINEASGWAAEVIADAKGLSPDDREELEGVVKKIKAQTERCRNITHKLLGFVRDSDLAKEEFDLHETLKETVDLLKSELKYSSIEIDMNFVEGPLPVVSDARLLEQVFVNIVANAIHAVVAKGGEGGRIEIRTLKRDSQIEVSVEDNGGGIPEEHQDKIFELFYTTKPPGKGTGLGLPICQNIVRNLGGELSFETTAGVGTTFTVQIPAQ; translated from the coding sequence ATGGAATCGAGTAGCTCACTGTCGGCCGATCTCAAAAAGGTTGTCCGTGAGCTGCAAAGCCACAAGATCGAGTTACACCAGACCAGGGCATACCTTCAGTGTATCTTGCAGAATTCCACTGAGTTGATTTTTGCGACAGACGCCGAGGGGATTCTGGTCTCTTTTAGCAAGGGAGGCGCAAAGGTACTGGGTTATTCCCTGGAGGAGGTGTTTGGCCGACCTATTGGTGACTTGGCCGAAGATTCGGAGTCGTTCCGATCTGTCATGGCAACCTCCCAGCAAGGGGGTTGCGCCGTTGCCTTGGACGTTGCCTTACGACATAAAGGAGGGAAGACTGTCTATTGTAATGTTTCTTTGATGGACCTGACCAACCGAGAAGGCCAAAGGGTGGGTTCGGTTGGAATATGCCAGGACATCACCCGCCAGAAAAAGCTCCAAGAAGACCTGATCCAGGTGGACAGGCTGGCCGAGATAGGCCGGATAGCCGCTGGTGTGGCCCATGAGATCAACAATCCCGTGGCAGTTATTAATGAGGCCTCGGGTTGGGCAGCGGAAGTCATTGCCGATGCCAAGGGCCTTAGTCCCGATGATCGCGAAGAACTGGAAGGGGTCGTAAAGAAGATCAAGGCTCAGACCGAGCGCTGTCGGAACATCACGCATAAGCTCCTCGGCTTTGTTCGCGATTCAGATCTTGCCAAGGAAGAGTTTGACCTCCACGAAACACTCAAAGAGACTGTCGATCTCCTCAAGTCCGAACTGAAGTATAGCAGCATCGAAATCGACATGAATTTTGTCGAAGGACCCCTGCCCGTGGTCTCGGACGCGAGATTGTTGGAGCAGGTCTTTGTCAACATCGTCGCCAATGCAATTCATGCTGTAGTGGCCAAAGGCGGGGAAGGCGGCCGCATTGAGATACGGACGCTCAAGAGAGACTCACAGATCGAAGTTAGCGTTGAAGACAATGGAGGGGGCATCCCCGAAGAACATCAGGACAAAATTTTTGAACTCTTCTATACCACCAAGCCTCCTGGAAAGGGGACCGGGTTAGGGCTTCCGATATGCCAGAACATTGTTCGGAATCTCGGAGGAGAACTGTCATTTGAGACCACGGCAGGGGTCGGAACGACCTTTACGGTTCAGATTCCGGCTCAGTGA
- a CDS encoding Na(+)/H(+) antiporter subunit D, which produces MIDVVPPALIFIVGALVVPLIKGKWKSAFLLLLPVIGFINLINIPEGSNFIVSAFGLKFIFGRVDRLSLLFGYIYHIIAFVALLYSLHVKDDLQHFAGLIYSGSALGVVFAGDLLSLFIFWEMLTVGSAILIWSRRTTAATLAGYRYVLVHAVGGLCLLTGIVLYLRETGSLQFGYIGLNSTASLLILLGFGVNAAWPVLHAWLPDAYPESTPTGTVFLSVYTTKTAVYTLARGFAGTEILIWIGAIMTVFPVFFAVIENNLRRVLSYSLINQVGYMVCGVGIGTQLAINGAVSHVFAHCLYKALLFMSMGAVLHRTGKINCTALGGLYRTMPITAICCIVAAASISGFPFLSGFVTKSMTIQAAVENHLVIIWFLLMVASIGVLEHAGIKVPYFAFFGHDSGLRPKEAPLNMCFAMCISAFLCIAIGLFPNYLYKLLPYPVVDFVPYSASHVVGMAQLLLFSALAFVLLLAAGVYPPERRGINIDADWFYRKGGRLFYFVMDKCFNGINRISEVIFVGGLAGFLGRISRDGHIRAALLFLVPVLTAGGATGEKLTLKKASVRAALQTGTSPVGISAAIATIFLIVVYVLL; this is translated from the coding sequence ATGATTGATGTAGTTCCGCCGGCACTCATATTTATCGTTGGGGCATTAGTCGTTCCTCTGATCAAAGGGAAATGGAAGTCTGCCTTCTTGCTGTTGCTTCCCGTAATCGGCTTTATAAACTTGATCAATATCCCCGAAGGGTCTAATTTTATTGTTTCGGCCTTCGGTCTCAAGTTCATCTTCGGCAGGGTGGACAGGCTGAGCCTCCTTTTTGGCTATATTTACCATATTATAGCTTTTGTCGCTCTGCTGTATTCCCTTCACGTAAAAGACGATCTCCAACATTTTGCAGGGCTCATCTACTCCGGCAGCGCCCTCGGGGTTGTCTTTGCAGGGGATCTGTTGTCATTGTTTATCTTCTGGGAGATGTTGACTGTAGGTTCTGCAATACTCATTTGGTCACGGAGGACGACAGCAGCCACCCTCGCGGGGTATAGATACGTACTGGTCCATGCTGTTGGGGGCTTATGCCTTTTGACAGGCATCGTGCTTTACCTGAGAGAGACGGGAAGTCTTCAATTCGGATATATCGGATTAAACAGCACGGCGTCTTTATTGATATTGCTTGGCTTTGGCGTAAATGCCGCCTGGCCTGTTCTCCATGCGTGGTTACCGGATGCCTATCCGGAGTCCACTCCCACCGGGACTGTATTCCTGAGTGTTTATACAACAAAGACTGCTGTCTATACCTTGGCCAGGGGGTTTGCAGGCACGGAGATCTTGATCTGGATTGGGGCAATTATGACTGTGTTTCCCGTCTTCTTTGCAGTCATTGAAAACAACTTAAGGAGAGTCCTGAGCTACAGCCTGATCAACCAGGTGGGGTATATGGTGTGCGGCGTTGGCATAGGAACGCAGTTGGCCATTAACGGTGCGGTTTCCCATGTATTTGCCCACTGTCTCTATAAAGCCCTTCTGTTTATGTCGATGGGAGCTGTCCTGCATCGTACGGGGAAGATTAATTGCACGGCCTTGGGGGGGCTGTACAGGACGATGCCTATTACCGCTATATGCTGCATAGTTGCGGCTGCATCAATCTCTGGCTTCCCGTTTTTGAGCGGGTTTGTCACCAAATCCATGACTATACAGGCGGCTGTAGAAAATCATTTGGTGATCATATGGTTCCTTTTGATGGTTGCCTCAATCGGAGTCCTCGAACATGCAGGCATCAAGGTGCCTTATTTCGCATTTTTTGGTCATGACTCCGGCCTGCGTCCGAAGGAAGCCCCTCTGAATATGTGCTTTGCCATGTGCATTTCAGCATTCCTGTGTATTGCCATAGGTCTGTTCCCCAATTATTTATATAAGCTTCTTCCTTACCCGGTTGTGGACTTTGTTCCGTACTCAGCGTCCCACGTGGTCGGTATGGCCCAGCTCCTTTTGTTCTCTGCTTTGGCCTTTGTGCTTCTACTGGCTGCCGGTGTCTATCCGCCTGAGAGAAGGGGTATTAACATCGATGCCGACTGGTTTTACCGCAAGGGAGGGCGGCTTTTCTACTTTGTCATGGACAAGTGTTTCAACGGAATAAACAGGATTTCGGAAGTGATTTTTGTGGGTGGTCTGGCCGGTTTTCTTGGCCGTATCTCAAGGGACGGTCATATAAGGGCTGCACTTTTATTCCTGGTGCCTGTGTTGACCGCAGGCGGCGCAACTGGAGAAAAACTCACGCTCAAAAAAGCCAGCGTTCGTGCAGCCTTACAGACAGGCACTTCCCCTGTTGGAATCAGTGCGGCCATAGCTACAATTTTTCTGATTGTGGTTTACGTCCTGTTGTGA
- a CDS encoding Na(+)/H(+) antiporter subunit B, protein MKIIGLVIAVLSGALLMYATVDFPAWGDPASPASTYLSPHFIEKSMEETSVPNIVTAVLADYRGYDTMYETTVIFSAGLACFILLRVFLREEPGERLYRHVLTGVTVRVEGAKLPLSDDFERIDAMWTPPDLIIKTVCRLLIPFIQLFALYVIAHGHHSPGGGFQGGVILGASIIVLAMSQDLRTAVRRMREKLDAILCAIGVLIYAGAGALCLLLGLNFLDYGALTPVLHCDAITARSHGILIVEIGVGVAVMCTMIWIYCNLSSMGKYDEGL, encoded by the coding sequence TTGAAGATCATAGGACTCGTCATAGCGGTTTTATCCGGTGCGCTGCTTATGTATGCAACGGTGGATTTCCCAGCATGGGGAGACCCGGCCTCTCCTGCCAGCACTTATCTTTCTCCTCATTTCATTGAAAAGAGCATGGAGGAAACTTCCGTGCCTAACATTGTGACCGCAGTCCTTGCCGACTACAGGGGTTATGACACCATGTATGAAACCACGGTGATTTTTTCGGCCGGGCTCGCCTGCTTTATCCTCCTGCGGGTTTTTCTGCGCGAAGAGCCCGGAGAGAGACTCTATCGGCATGTTCTCACCGGCGTTACCGTGCGGGTAGAGGGCGCGAAGTTGCCGCTGTCTGATGACTTTGAAAGGATCGACGCCATGTGGACCCCGCCTGATCTGATCATCAAGACGGTTTGCCGATTATTGATCCCCTTTATCCAACTTTTTGCCCTGTATGTGATCGCCCATGGGCATCACAGCCCCGGCGGCGGGTTCCAGGGCGGCGTGATACTCGGAGCCAGCATCATCGTGCTGGCTATGTCGCAGGACCTGAGAACAGCTGTTCGGCGTATGCGGGAAAAACTGGATGCCATCCTTTGTGCTATCGGTGTCCTTATTTACGCAGGCGCGGGAGCCCTCTGTCTGTTGTTAGGGCTTAATTTTTTGGATTACGGCGCTCTTACGCCAGTACTCCATTGCGATGCGATTACTGCTAGATCCCACGGCATTCTCATTGTAGAAATCGGTGTGGGAGTCGCCGTTATGTGCACCATGATCTGGATCTACTGCAATCTCTCATCAATGGGCAAATATGATGAAGGGCTATAG
- a CDS encoding response regulator, with protein MKPRLLLVDDEEMFLEYLSKRLRNLRYDVTTCLTGEEVLEKLRQCDCDVVILDVLMPGIDGLETLVEIKKMKPLTEVIMLTGHASMESGINGMRMGAFDYLRKPFDTDELVSKIDRAYERKIEQEERIRLTSRRYNIESEGV; from the coding sequence ATGAAGCCAAGGCTCTTGCTTGTTGACGACGAAGAAATGTTTCTCGAATATCTATCCAAACGACTGAGAAACCTGCGTTACGACGTAACAACGTGCTTGACCGGCGAAGAGGTCCTTGAAAAGCTAAGACAATGCGATTGCGATGTCGTCATACTCGACGTGCTCATGCCAGGTATCGATGGACTGGAAACACTTGTCGAAATAAAAAAAATGAAGCCCCTGACTGAGGTCATCATGCTAACCGGCCATGCTTCCATGGAATCAGGCATAAACGGGATGAGAATGGGCGCCTTCGATTACCTGAGGAAGCCCTTTGACACAGACGAACTGGTCTCTAAAATTGACAGGGCTTATGAGAGAAAAATCGAGCAGGAAGAACGTATCCGCCTGACAAGCAGACGTTACAACATTGAGTCAGAAGGTGTTTAA
- a CDS encoding CBS domain-containing protein: MPEKRIRDIMLELGSLRRISPRTKALDAVKMLGKRARGKVPQFLLVVDKVGDKEEILGVVSVDEVLGRMELSTESMEELPIFWQGQFYQECESLFERTSSEIMSPVTRVIHQSGTLMEAVHLMNFGKFDWLPVVDGEDVVGILLKEDLFKEVLGATESEVEQGEDPGGRGW; this comes from the coding sequence ATGCCAGAAAAGAGAATAAGAGACATAATGCTTGAGCTGGGCTCCCTTCGACGCATTTCGCCACGGACAAAGGCATTGGATGCGGTGAAAATGTTGGGGAAGAGAGCACGGGGGAAGGTTCCCCAGTTCTTGTTGGTGGTTGACAAGGTGGGAGACAAGGAAGAGATCCTGGGCGTGGTTTCGGTTGATGAAGTCCTTGGTCGTATGGAACTCTCTACGGAGTCCATGGAAGAGCTCCCGATCTTTTGGCAGGGACAGTTCTACCAGGAGTGTGAGTCCTTGTTTGAAAGGACGAGCAGCGAAATTATGTCACCTGTTACACGGGTCATACACCAAAGCGGTACCCTTATGGAGGCTGTCCACTTAATGAATTTTGGAAAGTTCGACTGGCTCCCTGTGGTGGATGGGGAAGATGTCGTTGGGATCCTCCTTAAGGAGGATCTCTTTAAGGAGGTCCTTGGGGCAACGGAATCAGAGGTGGAGCAGGGTGAGGATCCGGGTGGCAGGGGGTGGTGA
- a CDS encoding Na+/H+ antiporter subunit E, with amino-acid sequence MFGLWVLLSGKFDPFHMTLGLISCAIVSFLSSDLLFPSPKIEGLVGQWVRFGIYIPWLMIEIIKANLHVTYLVFHPRMMDLIDPRIIKFRSKLKGDMALVTFANSITLTPGTITVDISLDGDFKVHAIDKASGEPLPGEMEARIAKTFGEV; translated from the coding sequence ATGTTCGGTCTCTGGGTGCTGCTTTCGGGCAAATTTGATCCCTTTCATATGACCTTAGGGCTTATTTCTTGCGCAATTGTCTCCTTTCTGTCATCTGACTTGTTGTTCCCCTCCCCCAAGATAGAGGGGCTCGTTGGCCAATGGGTCCGGTTCGGCATCTACATACCCTGGCTGATGATCGAGATCATCAAGGCGAATCTTCACGTGACCTATCTGGTCTTCCATCCAAGGATGATGGACCTGATTGATCCAAGAATCATAAAATTTAGAAGCAAGCTGAAAGGCGATATGGCTCTGGTTACCTTTGCCAATTCAATCACACTTACCCCCGGAACTATTACGGTTGATATATCGCTTGATGGGGATTTTAAGGTCCACGCCATTGACAAGGCGTCCGGTGAGCCTTTGCCGGGCGAAATGGAGGCAAGGATCGCAAAAACATTTGGTGAAGTCTGA
- a CDS encoding cation:proton antiporter subunit C, with product MGDLLQTIVAKYNYWIYITLMMIGLYAMIAKNNLVKKIVGMNIFQTAIILFYVSIGVKKGGTIPILEHGHGEHGHGAASHLVQAVDYINPLPHVLMLTAIVVGVATLGVALALAIRIYNQHNTLEEDEILAQIREK from the coding sequence ATGGGTGATTTACTTCAAACGATTGTGGCCAAGTACAACTACTGGATCTACATCACACTGATGATGATCGGCCTGTATGCCATGATCGCCAAAAACAATCTGGTAAAAAAGATTGTAGGCATGAATATCTTTCAAACCGCCATTATCCTGTTTTATGTGTCCATTGGCGTCAAGAAAGGGGGCACCATTCCGATTCTAGAGCATGGCCATGGCGAGCACGGCCATGGTGCTGCAAGTCACCTTGTACAGGCTGTGGACTATATCAACCCATTGCCCCACGTGCTGATGCTCACCGCCATCGTGGTGGGCGTGGCAACCCTGGGGGTGGCCCTGGCTTTAGCCATAAGAATCTATAACCAACATAACACTTTGGAAGAAGACGAAATTCTAGCACAGATTAGGGAAAAATGA
- a CDS encoding pH regulation protein F, with product MHNIFIFSSLYLAFLMLLSLYRGVFGPTVVDRMIGVNAIGSKTAVLLILIGLVYHRVDMFVDIALAYAMLNFIAVLAASRYFQKRKGLYDE from the coding sequence ATGCATAACATATTTATCTTTTCGAGTCTGTATCTGGCTTTCTTGATGCTCCTTTCACTGTACCGAGGGGTGTTTGGGCCGACGGTCGTGGACCGTATGATCGGGGTCAATGCCATTGGGAGCAAGACCGCGGTATTGCTGATCCTGATCGGTCTTGTTTACCACAGGGTGGACATGTTCGTGGATATTGCCCTGGCTTACGCCATGTTGAACTTTATCGCAGTGCTGGCGGCTTCAAGGTATTTTCAAAAGCGCAAAGGGTTGTACGACGAATAG
- a CDS encoding monovalent cation/H+ antiporter subunit D family protein — protein sequence METITSIKPLLAVLVSLLITPLLVSSRAPNVREAWTFVAALAKFLIVLSMLPTILKGTEIVYTVAEFVPGAAIKFRVDALGMLFALVSSSLWIVTSAYSIGYMRGLKEHSQTRYFCYFAFCLSATVGVAFSANLLTLYLFYEILSLATYPLVTHHQDHEARKSGRKYLLYIAGTSIGLALPAMLISYNLAGTLEFGKQGFLAGTASKPLLGLLLFMFIFGFAKAAIMPFHSWLPAAMVAPTPVSALLHAVAVVKVGVFSIVRVLTGVFGTDLLLSFDFGSIIIFVASVTILVGSLIALSQDGLKRMLAFSTIAQLSYIVLGIGLLSPKGLTGGMLHIAMHAFGKITLFFCAGAIFVATGKKNISEMIGIGRRMPVTMAAFFVAALSITGLPPCGGFWSKWYLLLGSLEADQMAIVVVLLGSSFLNACYFMPIVYKAFFCRAEDALFENKVREAPVFCVVPLVITAVLSIVFLFFPEPFLKLATMTVSSIMGI from the coding sequence ATGGAAACGATTACGTCAATAAAACCTTTGCTGGCTGTCCTGGTCTCTTTGTTGATCACGCCTTTGCTGGTCTCAAGCAGGGCACCGAATGTCCGGGAGGCCTGGACCTTTGTGGCGGCCCTTGCAAAGTTCTTGATCGTCCTTTCCATGCTTCCAACCATTTTGAAAGGGACCGAGATCGTATACACGGTGGCTGAATTTGTGCCGGGGGCCGCGATCAAGTTCAGAGTTGACGCCCTTGGAATGCTCTTTGCCCTCGTGTCCTCGTCGCTGTGGATTGTGACATCGGCCTATTCCATAGGTTACATGCGAGGGCTAAAAGAACACAGCCAGACCAGGTATTTTTGCTACTTCGCATTTTGCCTCTCAGCCACAGTCGGGGTGGCCTTTTCAGCGAATCTGCTGACACTTTATCTCTTTTATGAGATACTTTCTTTGGCCACCTATCCGTTGGTCACACACCATCAGGACCATGAGGCGCGAAAGTCCGGACGGAAATATCTTCTCTACATCGCGGGTACGTCTATCGGGCTTGCCTTGCCGGCAATGCTTATATCTTACAACCTTGCCGGTACGCTTGAGTTTGGGAAACAAGGCTTTTTGGCCGGAACCGCATCAAAGCCCTTGCTTGGCCTCCTTTTGTTTATGTTCATTTTCGGGTTTGCCAAGGCAGCGATTATGCCCTTTCACTCCTGGCTCCCTGCAGCCATGGTGGCACCCACGCCGGTCAGCGCCTTGCTGCATGCAGTGGCAGTTGTAAAGGTTGGCGTTTTTAGCATCGTTCGTGTCTTGACCGGGGTTTTTGGAACCGACCTGTTGCTCTCTTTTGATTTCGGAAGTATTATTATTTTTGTTGCTTCTGTTACGATTTTGGTCGGCTCATTGATTGCCCTTTCTCAAGACGGCCTAAAAAGGATGCTTGCCTTTTCCACGATTGCGCAACTTTCATACATCGTGCTTGGTATAGGCCTGCTCTCCCCCAAGGGGTTGACCGGTGGAATGCTCCATATCGCCATGCACGCCTTTGGCAAGATTACGCTGTTTTTCTGCGCAGGCGCGATCTTTGTGGCCACAGGCAAGAAAAATATCAGCGAGATGATTGGAATCGGCAGGAGGATGCCGGTCACAATGGCTGCCTTCTTTGTTGCCGCATTGAGCATTACGGGACTGCCTCCTTGCGGCGGGTTTTGGAGCAAGTGGTACCTTCTCTTGGGATCGCTTGAGGCCGATCAGATGGCGATTGTGGTTGTCTTGCTTGGCAGCTCTTTTCTGAATGCTTGTTACTTTATGCCTATTGTCTATAAGGCGTTTTTCTGCAGGGCGGAAGACGCACTGTTTGAAAACAAAGTGCGAGAGGCACCAGTTTTTTGCGTGGTACCCTTGGTAATCACTGCGGTGCTCTCCATTGTCTTTCTATTTTTTCCCGAGCCATTTCTTAAGCTGGCTACTATGACAGTAAGCAGTATAATGGGGATATAG
- a CDS encoding DUF4040 domain-containing protein has product MIWQLDLAVLTLVVIVAIGSLMVKDLLGAAILFGAYSFMMCVLWTVMGAVDVAFTEASVGAGVSTVFFVAAVFRTSRRTKD; this is encoded by the coding sequence ATGATCTGGCAGTTGGATTTGGCCGTTCTCACCTTGGTTGTCATAGTGGCCATTGGTTCTCTCATGGTCAAGGATCTGCTGGGGGCTGCCATTCTGTTTGGGGCTTACAGTTTTATGATGTGCGTGCTCTGGACTGTCATGGGGGCTGTGGATGTGGCCTTTACCGAGGCTTCCGTAGGGGCTGGTGTCAGCACAGTCTTTTTTGTTGCGGCCGTTTTCCGCACTTCAAGGAGGACAAAAGATTGA
- a CDS encoding monovalent cation/H(+) antiporter subunit G, with translation MDIIVTLFLFAGLFFFTGGALGILRFPDFYSRLHPAGKLDTLGLLLAMVGLALFNLHHFCLGALLTSLKIILIVVFVFLASPTATHAIVDAGVRAGLAPWVKGDERR, from the coding sequence ATGGACATTATTGTAACACTGTTTTTGTTTGCCGGGCTCTTCTTCTTTACAGGAGGGGCCCTAGGGATTCTGCGCTTTCCTGATTTCTATTCGCGACTCCATCCTGCCGGTAAACTCGACACCCTGGGCTTGCTTTTGGCCATGGTCGGCCTGGCCCTGTTCAACCTCCACCATTTCTGTCTGGGCGCCTTGCTGACAAGCCTGAAGATTATACTGATCGTAGTTTTTGTCTTTTTGGCCAGCCCCACGGCCACCCACGCTATTGTTGACGCTGGTGTCAGGGCCGGCCTGGCTCCATGGGTCAAAGGGGATGAAAGGAGATAG
- a CDS encoding monovalent cation/H+ antiporter subunit D family protein has protein sequence MSQQYAALLVVVPLLSALVISIAGLVNKRLCFPIAVAALGVAAYSCIGLLLRVLNEGVIVYKLGGWDPPMGIAYYVDHLNGLVLAVVSVVAFLNLIASKKSIELEMPDKMGAFYALYVLQVTGLLGIVVTGDAFNLYVLLEITALTGYGMLAMGEDRACLSTLNYLYMGTIGACFYLLGVGYLYIVTGSLNMVDIAHLLPPLYQSKAVLAAFIICLVGVWLKMAFFPLHAWLPNAYTHGPSAASSLIAPLVTKVMVYVMIRLILTVFTPDFAFTMLNISEPIVWLAVIAIVMGAILALAQRDLKKMLTYIIVAEVGYMVGGAWLGNRDGMTGAILHILNDALMTLCAFLVVGNIVYKLKGYAFDDLKGLFRKMPFTMGAFVVGALSIIGVPPTCGFFSKWYLISGAIQAGQYGFMVALIFSSLVNVVLFFRIIEIGFFEPFSDHHGHDHHTEEPMAEAPLTMLVPLFIVAAGLVVVGLYTGDIVNYIIRFAVPKGLI, from the coding sequence ATGAGCCAACAATATGCTGCACTGCTTGTCGTTGTCCCGCTCCTTTCGGCCTTAGTGATCAGTATTGCCGGTTTGGTAAACAAAAGATTGTGTTTCCCCATTGCCGTTGCAGCTTTGGGGGTGGCGGCCTATTCATGCATTGGCCTGCTACTGAGGGTCTTGAATGAAGGGGTGATTGTCTACAAATTGGGAGGATGGGATCCCCCAATGGGCATTGCCTACTACGTGGACCATCTCAACGGGCTCGTTCTGGCGGTGGTGTCAGTCGTGGCCTTCCTTAATCTGATAGCGAGCAAGAAGAGCATCGAACTCGAGATGCCGGATAAGATGGGTGCATTCTACGCATTGTATGTTTTGCAGGTTACCGGTCTTCTGGGTATCGTCGTCACCGGAGACGCTTTTAACCTGTATGTGCTGCTGGAGATCACTGCGCTTACCGGCTACGGGATGCTTGCCATGGGGGAGGACCGCGCTTGCCTTTCGACGCTCAATTATCTTTACATGGGCACCATCGGGGCATGCTTTTATCTGTTGGGCGTCGGATACCTTTACATTGTAACGGGTTCATTGAATATGGTGGACATTGCTCATCTTTTGCCGCCCCTTTACCAGTCCAAGGCAGTTCTGGCCGCCTTTATCATTTGCCTTGTAGGCGTGTGGCTCAAGATGGCCTTCTTTCCGCTGCATGCCTGGCTTCCCAATGCTTACACGCACGGCCCTTCAGCGGCCAGCAGCTTGATTGCCCCTCTGGTGACCAAGGTGATGGTCTATGTGATGATCCGTCTCATATTGACCGTTTTTACTCCGGATTTTGCCTTTACCATGCTGAACATAAGCGAACCTATTGTCTGGCTCGCCGTCATTGCCATAGTCATGGGGGCAATACTTGCGCTGGCGCAGCGTGACTTGAAGAAGATGTTAACCTACATCATTGTTGCGGAAGTCGGCTATATGGTTGGCGGGGCGTGGCTTGGAAACCGTGACGGGATGACAGGCGCGATCCTACATATTTTGAACGATGCTCTCATGACCCTGTGCGCCTTTCTCGTGGTAGGCAACATTGTCTATAAACTCAAGGGATACGCCTTTGATGATCTCAAAGGGTTGTTCCGTAAAATGCCCTTCACCATGGGGGCCTTTGTCGTAGGGGCTCTGTCCATCATCGGGGTCCCTCCGACGTGCGGTTTTTTCAGCAAGTGGTATCTGATCTCCGGGGCGATTCAGGCCGGCCAATACGGTTTCATGGTGGCGCTGATTTTCAGCAGTTTGGTAAACGTGGTTCTCTTTTTCAGGATCATTGAGATTGGTTTTTTTGAACCGTTTAGCGACCATCACGGGCACGATCATCATACTGAGGAACCAATGGCTGAGGCCCCGCTCACTATGCTGGTTCCTCTTTTTATCGTGGCCGCAGGTCTGGTCGTGGTCGGGTTATATACCGGTGATATTGTGAACTACATAATCAGATTCGCCGTGCCAAAAGGGCTGATATGA
- a CDS encoding Crp/Fnr family transcriptional regulator yields MVSVEELKRIMLFENLTDQMLEKLAPIAEARSFGEREMIYEAGNVAKDFYSLKAGKVLLEAEVAPTIIISLGAIKAGYSFGWSALTPSASHTSYAVSSEPSEIFVMAGDKLLALLDQDHTMGYLFMQKAARILENRLERRSAQFLKVVTRHPEIAMLLGL; encoded by the coding sequence ATGGTTTCCGTAGAAGAATTAAAAAGAATCATGCTGTTTGAAAACTTGACGGATCAGATGCTCGAAAAGCTGGCCCCCATTGCTGAAGCCAGATCGTTTGGGGAAAGAGAGATGATTTATGAAGCCGGCAACGTGGCCAAGGATTTTTACTCGCTGAAAGCGGGAAAGGTGTTGCTTGAGGCAGAGGTTGCCCCAACCATTATTATTTCCTTGGGTGCAATAAAGGCGGGCTATTCTTTTGGCTGGTCAGCCCTGACTCCGTCGGCGTCTCACACCTCTTATGCGGTGTCTTCTGAACCCTCCGAAATATTCGTCATGGCCGGAGACAAACTCCTCGCCCTCCTTGACCAGGACCACACCATGGGATATCTCTTCATGCAAAAGGCGGCAAGAATCCTTGAGAACCGTCTGGAACGCCGGTCGGCTCAGTTTCTCAAGGTCGTAACCAGACATCCCGAGATAGCAATGCTCCTGGGCCTGTAA
- a CDS encoding response regulator, with amino-acid sequence MSNQENIRILLVDDEETLLEFLSKRLLKQGYTVKAAFSGEAALNVAKEDPFDVAVVDLKMPGMDGVETQERLKEIQPLLQCIVLTGHGSIQSALESGQQEAFQYLLKPVDYDQLVAAIKDAYKKKMELQATKFREEVEKIQASGLGAHGIRKAIGKLQKIYGIE; translated from the coding sequence ATGAGCAACCAGGAAAACATTCGAATTCTCTTGGTAGATGATGAGGAAACTCTGCTTGAGTTCCTGTCCAAGCGGCTCTTGAAACAGGGGTACACAGTAAAGGCCGCCTTTTCCGGAGAAGCAGCTCTCAACGTGGCAAAGGAAGATCCTTTTGATGTGGCCGTTGTGGATCTCAAGATGCCCGGGATGGATGGAGTGGAGACTCAAGAGAGGCTTAAGGAGATCCAGCCCTTGCTTCAGTGCATCGTGCTCACAGGCCACGGTTCCATACAATCGGCATTAGAAAGTGGTCAGCAGGAGGCTTTTCAGTATCTCCTCAAGCCTGTTGACTACGACCAGCTTGTGGCTGCTATCAAGGATGCCTACAAGAAAAAGATGGAGTTGCAGGCTACGAAGTTCCGAGAAGAAGTGGAGAAGATACAAGCGTCAGGGCTGGGTGCACACGGGATAAGAAAGGCGATTGGCAAGTTGCAGAAGATCTATGGAATCGAGTAG